The proteins below are encoded in one region of Sporosarcina sp. FSL K6-1508:
- a CDS encoding YozE family protein gives MNRSFYRFALSFRGGAIDDLKAVFAEHMFNDSSFPKEEKAFDPLSRYIEEKADAKMPSVIFDELYLLYEERFL, from the coding sequence ATGAATCGATCCTTTTACAGATTCGCCCTATCCTTCCGCGGTGGGGCGATCGATGATTTAAAAGCGGTTTTTGCAGAACACATGTTTAATGATTCCAGTTTTCCGAAAGAAGAAAAGGCTTTTGATCCTTTATCACGTTATATTGAAGAAAAGGCGGATGCAAAAATGCCATCCGTTATTTTCGACGAGCTTTATCTGTTATACGAAGAGCGTTTCTTGTAA
- the msrB gene encoding peptide-methionine (R)-S-oxide reductase MsrB: protein MKDDLKNKLTDLQYHVTQENGTEAPFRNEYDSHYEEGIYVDIVSGKPLFSSKDKYDAGCGWPSFTKPIETVEVVEKTDTTHGMKRIEVRSKTADSHLGHVFPDGPGEDGLRYCINSAALRFVPVDRLEEEGFGEYSKLF, encoded by the coding sequence CGTCACACAGGAAAACGGGACAGAAGCACCGTTCCGTAACGAATATGACAGTCATTATGAAGAAGGAATCTATGTCGATATTGTTTCAGGAAAACCTCTATTCAGTTCAAAAGATAAATATGATGCTGGTTGCGGTTGGCCAAGCTTCACAAAACCGATTGAAACAGTAGAAGTTGTAGAGAAAACCGACACAACTCATGGGATGAAACGAATAGAAGTACGCAGTAAAACAGCAGACTCACATCTTGGTCATGTATTTCCAGATGGTCCTGGGGAAGACGGACTGCGTTATTGCATCAATTCTGCCGCACTCCGCTTTGTACCCGTTGACCGTCTAGAAGAAGAAGGCTTTGGAGAATATTCAAAACTGTTTTAA
- the deoD gene encoding purine-nucleoside phosphorylase: MSIHINAKKGDIADTILLPGDPLRAKYIAETFLEDVTLYNEVRNMFGYTGTYKGKRISVQGTGMGVPSISIYVTELMQEYDVQKLIRVGTCGAIQKDVHVRDVILAQSASTDSKMNEIIFNGVSYAPTANFDLLLKSYNAGLKKGLELKVGNVFTEDVFYNEYAQHEKWAQYGVLAVEMEAAALYTLAAKFGRQALAILTVSDHLLTGEATSAEERQTTFNDMIEVALEAAIQE; encoded by the coding sequence ATGAGTATACATATCAATGCAAAAAAGGGTGACATTGCAGATACGATTTTGCTTCCAGGAGATCCGCTTCGTGCAAAATACATCGCAGAAACATTCTTAGAGGATGTTACACTTTACAACGAAGTCCGTAATATGTTTGGCTATACTGGAACTTACAAAGGAAAACGTATTTCAGTACAAGGGACAGGCATGGGTGTTCCATCAATTTCTATTTATGTAACAGAATTAATGCAAGAATATGACGTTCAGAAACTAATTCGTGTCGGTACTTGTGGTGCGATTCAGAAGGACGTTCATGTCCGTGACGTCATTCTTGCACAAAGTGCTTCCACAGATTCTAAAATGAACGAAATCATATTTAATGGTGTTAGTTACGCACCGACTGCAAACTTCGATCTTCTTTTGAAGTCATATAATGCAGGACTTAAAAAAGGGCTTGAATTGAAAGTTGGTAACGTTTTTACAGAAGACGTGTTTTACAATGAATATGCGCAACATGAAAAATGGGCTCAATATGGTGTACTTGCAGTTGAAATGGAAGCGGCAGCATTGTATACGCTTGCTGCGAAATTTGGACGCCAAGCACTAGCAATCCTAACTGTGAGCGATCACTTGCTAACAGGTGAGGCAACATCTGCAGAAGAGCGTCAAACCACATTCAACGATATGATTGAAGTAGCTCTTGAAGCAGCAATCCAAGAATAA